The following is a genomic window from Thiohalorhabdus denitrificans.
CGAATTGGCCTGGAAGGTGATCCAGGAAACGGCGCGCGGCCAAGGCCTTTCCTGCCAGTCCCCCAAGAGCTGTCTTCGCTTGGCCTTCCAGCAGGGATGGCTGGATGACGAGGAGCGGTGGCTGGCGATGCTGGAGGATCGGAATCGAACCAGTCATACCTACGACGAGGCCTTCGCTCATCAGCTTTACGGCAGGCTCGGCGCCTACCTCGAGCCTTTGCAGCACCTGACCGCCCGGCTTCGGGAGCCGGAGAGCTGAGAACAACCTTTCCCACCGGCATGCTGCATATATCCAA
Proteins encoded in this region:
- a CDS encoding HI0074 family nucleotidyltransferase substrate-binding subunit — encoded protein: MTARWESLNKAVARFAEALDAPETAMNRDATIQRFEFCFELAWKVIQETARGQGLSCQSPKSCLRLAFQQGWLDDEERWLAMLEDRNRTSHTYDEAFAHQLYGRLGAYLEPLQHLTARLREPES